The genomic region CTTCCAGCGGCGCTTCGGTTTCCACGCCGAGGTCGTTGAGCGTGCGCAGCACTTCGACACCAGCGAGCACGCCGAAACAGCCGTCGAACTTGCCGCCGGTGGGTTGGGTATCGATGTGGCTGCCGGTCATCACCGGTGGCAGGTTGGGATTGCGCCCGGGACGACGGGCGAAGATGTTGCCGACGGCATCGACGGTGACGCTGCATCCGGCGTCCTTGCACCATTGCACGAACAGGTCGCGAGCCTGGCGGTCGAGATCGGTCAGGGCCAGGCGACAGACACCGCCCTTGACCGTGGCGCCGAGCTTGGCCAGCTCCATGAGCGACGCCCATAAGCGGTCGCGGTTGATGTGCTGATGGCTCGATTGCAGAACGTCTACGGCTGCGTTCATGGGGATCTCCTCAGGCTGCTTTTCTTATGGATATTGCTGTGGTGTCGGGTAGACCGCTATCGCGAGCAGGCTCACTCCTACAGGGGAACGCATTCCAAATGTAGGAGTGAGCCTGCTCGCGATGAGGCCTGTCGCTACACCGCCGTTTTAACGGCAGAGGGCTGCGCGCGCATCACGCACAACCCGTAATAAATAATCCCGCCCAGCGCCGAGCCGGTGAACCAGCCATAGCTGTAGAACCAGCTGAACGCATCGCTGCCCAGCGACAGCAAGGTCAGCACCACCGGCACCCCGAACGCGAGAAACCCGGCCCAGTTCCACGCCGGATACACGTCATCGCGGTACAACCCGGCCAGGTCCAGTTGCTGTTTCTTGATCAGGAAATAGTCCACCACCATGATCCCGGCAATCGGCCCGAGCAGGCTCGAATAACCGAGCAGCCAGTTGGAATACACGGTTTCCAGACTGACATCGGAAACGATCAGACCGAGTTTTTTCAGCAGTTCATGGCCCATCAGCACCAGCCCGACAAACCCGGTCAGCAACACCGCTTTGGTGCGGTTGATGACTTTGGGCGCAATGTTCTGAAAGTCGTTGGTCGGCGAGACGATGTTCGCGGCGGTGTTGGTCGACAGCGTGGCGATGATGATCAACGCCATGGCCACCGCCACCCACACCGGACTCTGGATATGACCGATCAGAGTGACCGGATCGGAGACGGTCACACCGACCAGTTTCACCGAGGCGGCCGTCATGATCACGCCGAGGGAGGCGAACAGAAACATGGTCAGCGGCAGGCCGAAAATCTGCCCGAGTATCTGATCTTTCTGGCTCTTGGCGTAACGGCTGAAGTCCGGAATGTTCAGCGACAACGTCGCCCAAAACCCGACCATCGCGGTCAGCCCGGCGGCGAAGTAACTCACCACACTGGCGCCCTCCGGACGTTTCGCTGGAATCGCCAGCAGCTCGGTCATCGACACATTGGGCATCGCCCACACCAGCAGACCGATGCCGACCGCCACCAGCAGCGGCGCCGACAAAGTTTCCAGCCACTTGATCGACTCGGCGCCACGAATCACCACCCACAGATTCAACGCCCAGAAAATCATGAAGCCAATCACCTCCCCCGTGCCGCCGAGGGATTTCCAGCCCTCGAACACCGAGCCGAGAAACAGGTGAATCGCCAGCCCGCCAAACATCGTCTGGATACCGAACCAGCCACACGCCACCAGCGCGCGAATCAGACACGGCACGTTGGAACCGAGGATGCCAAACGATGAGCGCAGCAACACCGGAAACGGAATGCCGTACTTGGTGCCGGGAAACGCGTTGAGCGTGAGCGGAATCAGCACGATGACGTTGGCGAACAGAATCGCCAGCAACGCTTCACCAACGGTCAGGCCAAAGTAAGCGGTGAGTACGCCGCCGAGGGTGTAGGTCGGCACGCAGATCGACATGCCGACCCACAGCGCGGTGATGTGCCATTTGTTCCAGGTTCGTTCGCGCACCTTGGTCGGTGCCATGTCGTGGTTGTAACGGGGACTGTCGAGGACGTCGCTACCGGCTTCAAGCTCGAACAAGCCGTCGCGCTCGGTCACTTGCGATCTGATCTGTTGCATGGCCGCTCCACTGTTCTTCTGATTATTTTTCTGCTCATCAGGCGGCTTGCACACACAGGTGCAGCCGGACGATGGCCGGAGGAACTGACAACTTTCGTGCACCGGCCATGGTGTCAGCGGCGGCATCAATAAACGTGCCGGGTGCCCCGCTTGCGCATCGGGCCGAGCGTTAAACGCTTTGCAACTTTCTGATATTAATCAGTTTTAATTATTCACCGGATGAGTTCGCGGAAACTTGTCTGAGTGCTCAGACTAAACACCTGGCAAGTTGTCCGAACAGACAGGACTCAATCTGGTGCACTGCATTTATTTTCATTGTGAGCGAGCAACCGCAGCTCAACTTCAAGCGGCTGATTTCACATAGGAAATCTTGCTCATATTTCCATCCTGTCAAGTGCGTCAAAATGGTGAGCAGCCTCACCATTTTGGTGATTTTCTGTTTTTATCGTTATTTTTCAAATACTTAAAACAGTCATAAGCTTATAAAAAATAATCTTGCTCTATTGCAAATCTGCGACTAGTTTCTATTCCTGACAGCGCTGACAGGAATACGCTCTGCAGCGCTGTACATCAATAAAACATCTAGAACCGGCACAAGTCGGTCAATGCCTGCGAGGAACTCGGAATGTCTCTGTTGATCCGTGGCGCCACCGTTGTTACCCATGATGAAAGTTATCGCGCCGACGTCTATTGCGCCGACGGCGTGATCAAAGCCATTGGTGAAAACCTGGATATTCCCGCCGACGCCGAAGTGCTCGACGGCAGTGGCCAATACCTGATGCCCGGCGGGATCGACCCGCACACCCACATGCAGCTTCCGTTCATGGGCACCGTGGCCAGTGAAGATTTTTACAGTGGCACGGCGGCGGGACTGGCCGGTGGCACCACATCAATCATCGACTTTGTGATTCCCAATCCGCAGCAGTCGCTGATGGAAGCGTTTCATCAGTGGCGCGGCTGGGCGGAAAAGTCGGCTTCCGACTATGGCTTCCACGTTGCGATCACCTGGTGGAGCGAACAGGTGCGTGAGGAGATGGCCGAGCTGGTCAGCCATCACGGCATCAACAGCTTCAAGCATTTCATGGCTTACAAGAACGCGATCATGGCCGCCGACGACACACTGGTGGCGAGTTTCGAACGTTGCCTGGAACTCGGCGCGGTGCCGACCGTGCACGCAGAAAACGGCGAGCTGGTCTATCACCTGCAACGCAAGTTGATGGCCCAAGGCATCACCGGGCCGGAAGCGCATCCACTGTCGCGGCCGTCGCAGGTTGAAGGTGAAGCGGCGAGCCGGGCGATTCGTATCGCCGAAACCATCGGCACGCCGTTGTACCTGGTGCACGTCTCGACCAAAGAAGCCCTCGACGAAATCACCTATGCGCGCAGTAAAGGCCAACCGGTGTACGGCGAAGTGCTCGCCGGGCATTTGCTGCTCGATGACAGCGTCTATCAACACCCGGACTGGCAGACCGCGGCCGGTTATGTGATGAGCCCGCCGTTCCGTCCGCGTGGTCATCAAGAGGCGCTGTGGCACGGACTGCAAAACGGCAATCTGCACACGACCGCGACTGACCATTGCTGCTTCTGCGCCGAGCAGAAAGCCGCAGGGCGCGATGACTTCAGCAAGATTCCCAACGGCACGGCCGGTATCGAAGATCGCATGGCGGTGCTTTGGGATGAGGGGGTTAATTCCGGCCGTTTATCGATGCAGGATTTCGTCGCCCTCACCTCCACCAACACCGCAAAGATCTTCAATCTCTATCCGCGCAAAGGCGCGATTCGCGTCGGCGCCGATGCCGATCTGGTGCTGTGGGATCCGCAAGGCACCCGGACCATTTCCGCCAAGACCCACCATCAGCAGGTGGACTTCAACATCTTCGAAGGCAAGACCGTGCGCGGTGTGCCGAGCCATACCGTCAGCCAGGGCCGGGTGGTCTGGGCCGATGGTGATTTGCGCGCCGAGCGCGGTGCCGGGCGCTATATCGAACGGCCGGCGTATCCGGCGGTGTTTGATTTGCTGAGCAAGCGGGCTGAGTTGCACAAGCCAGTTGCTGTGAAACGCTGAAATCCAGGCCTTCGGCCTTCGCGAGCAAGCTCGCTCCCACATTTGAAATGCATTCCCCTGTGGGAGCGAGCCTGCTCGCGAAAAGGCCAGTCCAGGCAACACAAAAACCAATGCCCATCAGAGGCAGCACCTCAAATAACCGTGAGGCCATAAACCGTGATCGAGACCCTGAACCATCTCCCCCACCCGCACGAAAGCGCGGCCGCCCTCGCCGGGCATTTCACCGATCTGGCGCCGCCGCTCAACGATCGGCAGGCACATCTGGAAGCCTCGCGCTGCCTGTATTGCTATGACGCGCCGTGCGTGAATGCGTGCCCGAGCGAGATCGACATCCCGTCGTTCATCCGCAACATTCATCAGGACAACGTCCCTGGCGCGGCGCAAAAAATTCTCTCGGCGAACATCCTTGGCGGCAGTTGCGCACGAGTCTGTCCAACCGAAATCCTCTGCCAGCAAGCCTGCGTGCGCAACAACGCTCAGGAATGCGCGCCGGTGCTGATCGGCCTGCTGCAACGCTACGCCGTCGACAATGCACACTTCACCGAGCACCCGTTCCAGCGCGCCGCCGCCACCGGCAAAAGGATTGCCGTGGTCGGCGCCGGGCCGGCCGGTTTGTCCTGTGCACATCGCAGCGCCATGCACGGCCACGACGTGGTGATTTTCGAAGCACGGGAGAAGGCTGGCGGCCTCAACGAATACGGGATCGCCAAGTACAAACTGGTCGACGACTACGCGCAGAAGGAACTGGATTTTCTCCTGCAGATTGGCGGCATCGAGATTCGTCACGGGCAAAAACTCGGCGAGAATCTGACCCTCAGCGAACTGCATCAGCAGTTTGACGCGGTGTTCCTCGGCCTCGGCCTCAACGCCAGCAAGCAACTCGGTTTGTCCCATGAAGATGCCCCGGGCTTGCTCGCCGCCACCGATTACATTCGCGAACTGCGTCAGGCCGAAGACCTCACGCAACTGCCGCTGGCCGAGCGCTGCATCGTCCTCGGCGCCGGTAACACGGCGATCGACATGGCCGTGCAAATGGCCCGCCTCGGTGCTCGTGATGTGAATCTGGTGTATCGGCGTGGTGCTGCCGACATGGGCGCCACCGGCCATGAGCAAGACATCGCCAAAGCCAATCAGGTACGCCTGCTGACCTGGGCGCAACCGGAAGAGGTACTGCTCGACGCTCAGGGCCATGTGCGCGGCATGCGTTTCGCCCGCACCGATCTGGTCGAAGGACGCCTGCAAACCACCGGCGAAACTTTCGAGCTGGCTGCTGACGCGATCTTCAAAGCCATCGGCCAGGCGTTCGATGGCAGCGCCCTCGCCGACCCGCTAGCCCGCGAACTCAAGCGCCAGGGCGAGCGCATTCAGGTCGACGAAAACCTGCGCACCAGCATCCCCGGCGTGTATGCCGGCGGTGACTGCACCAGCCTCGATCAAGACCTCACCGTGCAAGCCGTGCAGCACGGCAAACGCGCCGCCGAGGCGATCAACGCTCAACTGATGCTTAACGTGGAGGCTGCGTAAATGGCCGATCTGTCGATTGTCTTCGCTGGCATCAAAGCACCGAATCCGTTCTGGCTGGCCTCTGCGCCGCCGACTGACAAGGCCTACAACGTCGTCCGCGCTTTCGAAGCGGGCTGGGGTGGCGTGGTGTGGAAAACCCTCGGAGAGGACCCGGCGGCGGTCAACGTCTCGTCGCGTTATTCGGCGCATTACGGCAACAACCGTGAAGTGCTGGGCATCAACAATATCGAACTGATCACCGACCGTTCGCTGGAGATCAACCTGCGCGAAATCACTCAGGTGAAGAAGGACTGGCCGGATCGCGCACTGATTGTTTCGCTGATGGTGCCGTGCGTCGAGGAGTCGTGGAAACACATCCTGCCGCTGGTAGAAGCCACCGGCGCTGACGGCATCGAACTGAATTTCGGCTGCCCGCACGGCATGCCTGAACGGGGCATGGGCGCGGCGGTCGGTCAGGTGCCGGAGTACGTTGAGCAAGTCACACGCTGGTGCAAGACCTATTGCTCGCTACCGGTGATCGTCAAACTGACGCCGAACATCACCGACATCCGCGTCGCCGCCCGCGCCGCCCATCGCGGTGGCGCCGATGCGGTGTCGCTGATCAATACGATCAACTCGATCACCAGCGTCGATCTGGAGCACATGGTCGCCCTGCCCACCGTCGGCAGCAAAAGCACGCATGGCGGTTATTGCGGCTCGGCGGTGAAGCCGATTGCGCTGAACATGGTCGCCGAAATTGCCCGCGATCCGCAGACCCAGGGCCTGCCGATCTGCGGCATTGGCGGCATCGGCAGTTGGCGCGATGCGGCGGAATTCATGGCGCTGGGCAGCGGCGCGGTGCAGGTGTGCACGGCGGCGATGCTGCATGGCTTTCGTATTGTCGAGGAAATGAAGGATGGTTTGTCGCGGTGGATGGACAGTCAGGGTTACGCCAACATTGCTGAGTTTTCCGGGCGTGCGGTGGGCAATACCACGGACTGGAAGTACCTTGATATCAACTATCAGGTGATTGCGAAGATTGATCAGGATGCGTGCATTGGCTGCGGGCGCTGTCACATTGCTTGCGAGGACACTTCACACCAGGCGATCGGCAGTCTCAAGCAGGCGGACGGCACGCATAAATATGAAGTGATTGATGAGGAGTGTGTGGGTTGTAACTTGTGCCAGATCACTTGTCCGGTGGCGGATTGCATCGAGATGGTGCCGATGGAGACTGGGAAGCCGTTTCTGGACTGGAATCATGATCCGCGGAATCCGTATCACGTGGCGGTCTAGATCACCGACTGATCCAACAGCCCCCTCACCCTAACCCTCTCCCAAAGGGAGAGGGGACTGATTGGGGGATGCTGGCAAACTCCGCCGACCTGAAAGTGCTGATGTGAATCCATAATCGACAAGACTCACAGGCAAGCACTGCCTTGACTCCATAATCGATACATGAACAGGCAAGGACTGCCTTGAATCCATAATCGACTGGATTTTTCAGGTCGATGTACCTCGCAAGACACCTCGGTCGGCCCCCTCTCCCTCCGGGAGAGGGCTGGGGTGAGGGTCTGCTTTTAGGGTTCCAACCCGATCCCACGCAATATCACACTCGTCACCGTCTGCACCGCCCGCTCAAACTGCATGTCCGACAACGGCTGATGTTCATTCAGAATATTCACCTGATGATCAAAGTCAGCATAGTGCTGCGTCGACGCCCAGATCATGTACAGCAAACTCGACGGCTCCACCGGCAAAATCCGCTTGTCTTCAACCCACTGGCGAATCTTCGCTTCCTTCATTTTCGCCCAGTCATACAGGCTGACATCCAGCGCCTCACCCAAGGTTGGCGCGCCGTGGATGATTTCGTTGGCCCAGACTTTCGAGCCGTACGGCCGACTGCGCGAGTGGTTCATCTTGGCGCGGATGTAACTGCTCAGCACCACGCGCGGGTCGTCGAACATCTCGAAGCACAGCGCGTCCTGCTTCCACACTTCCAGCAGGTCGAACAGCACCGCGCTGTACAGCTCGCTCTTGGTGCTGAAGTAGTAATGCAGGTTGGAGCGCGGCAATTGCACTTCAGCCGCGATGTCGGCCATGGCGGTACCGCCGAAACCTTTTTCGGCGAAGACTTTTTCCGCCGCCAGGAGGATTTTCTCGACGTTATTGCGACGAATCTCGATCTTGTGATTGCCCATGAGGGCTCCCTGACAACAGCGTTGCCCAAGACTAGCATCCGCTCTGCTCCGCGGGCGACCGCTGCAAACAAAACTTCGTACTGGCGTCAGCGGATGGCTAAACTGACGCCTCTTCACTCCTGCCTCAGAGGTATTCGCGATGCTGTTCAAGAACGTCCTGACCACCACTGCCCTGCTCGCTTCGCTGTTCGCCGCATCCTCCGTATTTGCCCACGCCCACCTGAAAAGCCAGACCCCGGCCGCCGATAGCACAGTCGCCGCTCCCGCCGACTTGCGCCTGACCTTTTCCGAAGGCGTCGAAGCCAGTTTCACCAAAGTCACCGTGACCAAGGATGGCGCAGCGGTCGCGATCAAGCCACTGACCACCGAAGGCGACAAGAAAACCCTGATCGTCACCCCCGCCGCTCCGCTGACCGCTGGCGAGTACAAAGTCGAATGGCACGCGGTGTCGGTCGACACGCACAAAAGCGAAGGCGCTTATCAGTTCAAGGTGGGCCAGTAATTCATGAGTGAAGCGCTGGTGCTGTGCCGCTTTGTGCATTTCATCGTGGTGTTGATGCTGTTCGGGGCCTGGCTGTTCAGGCCGTTGCTGCTCAAGGATGAAGCGCCGCAAGTGGATCGGCACCTGGCGCGACTGGCGCGCTGGCTGGCCGCTGTGGCGCTGCTCAGCGGGATTGCCTGGGCGCTGTTGATCACCGCGAGCATGGCCGGTTCGGCAGCGGCGGCGTTTGATCCGGATACGGTTGCGCTGGTGCTGGGCAATACGTTTTTTGGTCAGGTATGGCGTTGGCATCTGCTGATCAATGCTGTGCTGTTGGCGCTGCTGTTTACACCTTGGCGCTCGAGCATGCCGTTGCGGTTGGGTTTGAGCGGCTTGCTGCTGGCGACCCTGGCACCGGTCGGGCATGGCGCCATGCTCGATGGCGTGAGCGGGCAATTGCTGATTCTCAACCAGATTGTGCATCTGACCTGCGTGGCGGCGTGGCTGGGCGGGTTGTTGTTGCTGGTGATGATTCTGCGTCAGCCGACGGAGCCGATGCGTGAAGTTTTGCGGCGCTTCAGCGGAGTCGGTTATGCCTTGGTCGCGGGGCTGCTGATTACGGGTTTGATCAATGTGCGCGTGCTGACTGGCCAGTGGTGGCCGACGCCGTTGTTCAGCGGGTTTGCGCTGATTCTGCTGATCAAGGCGCTGATCGTGCTGGGGATGCTTGGGCTAGCGCTGTTCAACCGCTTGCGGGTTGATGATTGCGAACAACGCATGGGTGCGCTCAGGCGCAGTGTGATGCTCGAATGGCTGCTCGGCATTGGCGCAGTGGCGGCGGTTTCACTGCTGGGCACCCTGCCGCCGATGATCGCTGGATAAACACCGTTCAAATGTGGGAGCGAGCCTGCTCGCGAAAGCGCTGTGTCAGATAAAGAAATGTTACTGATACGACGCTTTCGCGAGCAGGCTCGCTCCCACAGGGTTATGTGTTGATCAGTGGGGCTGGGTGTTGCCGGCGGCGGTGTCGATGCTGACCACTACCGACATCCCCGGCCGCAACCGTTCCTCTTCCTGCTGATCCGGATCGATGGTGATCCGCACCGGCACGCGCTGAGCAATTTTCACAAAGTTGCCAGTAGCGTTATCCGCCTGTAACAAGGCAAATTCCGACCCCGTCCCCGGGGAAATATGCTGCACATGCCCGGTGAATTTGCGGTGGTTCAAGGCATCGACAGTGAAGCGCACCGGTTGCCCGACCCGCACATTATCCATCTGTGTTTCCTTCATGTTGGCGATCACCCATTTCTGGTTCGGTACCAGCGCCATCAACTGCGCGCCGGAGTTGACGTAGGCGCCGAGACGCACGCCGATCTGCCCGAGCTGACCGTCACGCGGGGCAACGATGCGCGTGTTCGACAGATCGATTCGCGCCAGTTGCACCGCCGCTTCGGCGCTGGCCACTGCCGCTTCCAGCGAGCCGCGATTGACGATCACTGTTTGCAGATCCTGACGGGCGATTTCCAGATTGGCCTTGGCCTGCGCCACCCCCGCAACACTTTGCGCATTCGCCGCCAGTGCTACATCCATCTCACGCTTGGACACCGAACCGTCGCGCACCAATTCCTGATTACGGCGCAGATCCGCCTCGCTTTTGCGCAACTGCGCTTCACTGTCAGCTTGAACGGCCTGACGCAATTTGATCGTCGCCTCGGCGCTGTTGCGTTGCTGCACGACGTTGGCCAACGCAGCTTTCTGCACCGCCAATTGCGCCAGTGACTGATCGAGCCGCTGCTGATAGATACGGTCATCCAGCCGCACCAGCAAATCGCCGGCCTTCACGTACTGGAAATCCTGTACCGGCACTTCATAGACGTAACCGGCGAGTTGCGGGCCGATGATCGTCACCTGCCCGCGCACCAAGGCGTTTTCGGTGGTTTCGACCGCACTGCTGAACGGCGGCAATTGCCAAGCATACAACACGATCAGCACGCCGACGATGGCAATCGCGGCAAAGCCCAGCGAGGAGATGATCCGCACCCGCAGCGAACGTGGCTCGGTGTTTGGCGATGACGGCGGCGCCTCACCCTCGGGCGTGGCAGCGATGGCATTGGTGGTAGTGGTGGTCGGTTCGGTCATGAAGAAGTGGCACCGCTGGAAGGTGTGGATGGCGCCGTGGCGACGGCTTTGGTGGTGCTCATCAGCCACAGCGCACGAATGGACAGCCAGATCATGGTCAACACCGCAATCACGGCGATCAGCATGAACACATCGTTATAGGCCAGCACATTGGCCTCACGGGTGGCAGCGTTGGCCAGGCTGCGAATCCCCGCCAGGTTGCGCAGACTCGGATCGGCCAACAGCGAACCGTACGCCGAGCCGCCGCTCTGCACGCGCGCAGCCACCAAAGGGTCAGACAGCGTCAGGTGCTCAACGATTTGACTGGAATGAAATTTTTCCCGGACGATCTGGAACGTGCCCAGAAGCGCCGCACCGAGCAGGCCGCCGAGGTTATTGCAGATCCCGAACAGCACGGAAAAACTCACCAGATTGCGCGGATTGGTCAGCACGTTGCGCGTGCCGAAGACCATGGTCGGGCCGAGGAAAAATGTGCTGCCGAACGCCAGCAGAAACTGACTGAAATAGAGATTTTCCGGGCGGGTCAGGTTGTTGGAAAAGCTGTCCATCACCGACCCGGTGGCCATCAGACCCAGCGAGATGATCAACGGCATCAGCAGGTGTTTGGGGTCGATCGTCAGTGCGCTGGTCACCAAACCCGCGACGCTGCCGATCAGCATCACCACATACAGGCTGTGCAACTGCTCGTAGCCCATGTTCAGGTTCTGCATGAAACCGACCGCACCGGTGGACTGCTCCGAGGTGACCATGCGAATCAGGGTCACCGCCAGCGCCAGCCGGATCATCGTCCCGCTGCCCAGCCAACGGGTCATCAGCAGCGGGTTGCTGCGGTTATGTTCGATCGCCAGGCCGGCGATGATCAAGGCAATCGAAGCAGCCAACGCATAGCCGATCCAGTCGGCCTCCAGCCACCAATCGATCCGCCCCAGCGACAACACCGCGCACAACAACGCCACACCCGTGGCGAGAATGGCGAAGGTAAGGAAGTCGAGTTTTTCGAAGGTTTTGAAACGGTCGCCCGGCGGCAATTTGAGCAGCAAAACGCAGCCGAGCGACAGTAACGCCATGCCCAATTCGAACAGGTACAAGCCGCGCCATTCGGCGATCTGCAGCAAGTCTTCGGAAAACAATCGCGCCAACGGCAGCGCCAGTTGTGACGTGCCGAGGCCGAGCACCAGCGCCTTCAGCCGCCACTTCGCCGGGAAGGCCTGGACCATGTAATACAGGCCCAGCGAGCTGAGCGCCGCGCCGACCATGCCGTGCGCCGCCCGCACCGCCACCGCCGAATTGAGGTCATTGACGAACAGATGGCCGAAGGTCACCAGCGCATACAACACCAGGAACACTTCGGTGAACGCGCGCAAACCGAATTGCTGGCGAAACTTCACCAGCAGCAGGTTCATCGACACGTTGGTCATCACGTACGCCGCCGGCAGCCAGGCCATTTCGGCGGTGGTCGCGCCGAGTGCACCTTGCAGATAAGGCAGGTTGGCCACCACCAGCGAGTTGCCCAAGCCACCGGTCACCGCCACCAGCACGCCCACCAGCGCATAGGCCAGGCGCTTGGGGTTGGAGTGCAACGGCGTCGAGGGGGAACCGGGCAGACTGGGCTTTTCGTGGGGCTGCCAGTTGCGCGGGGCGTATTGATCCATTGCAAGGCCTTGTACGGAGAGTGGGTGAAGTTTGCCGCAAATTCACGGTTAAAACACTTTCCCCCTTGTGGGAGCGAGTCTGCTCGCGAAAGCGGTGTGTCAGTCGACAACGTTGTCGGGTGAAAATCCGTATTCGCGAGCAGGCTCGCTCCCACAAGGGGTCTGCGTGGTGACAGATAGTCATCGCACAACTTGCTGTTGACATTCCCGTAAAACCTAGGAAATATCCGCACCCATGTTGTACGACGACGTATAACAAATAATAAAAACAACAAACGAAACAGGGAGCGTCACAGTGAGCACACTCGTCTGCAGTTCCGTCCGCCCTTCCCGTCTTTCCGTCACCCGCCCGCGTACCGCTTTAAGTCTGATCGGCTGCAGCAGCCTCGCCCTCGCCTTGCCGATGAGCGCCGAAGCCGAA from Pseudomonas tensinigenes harbors:
- a CDS encoding MFS transporter, producing MDQYAPRNWQPHEKPSLPGSPSTPLHSNPKRLAYALVGVLVAVTGGLGNSLVVANLPYLQGALGATTAEMAWLPAAYVMTNVSMNLLLVKFRQQFGLRAFTEVFLVLYALVTFGHLFVNDLNSAVAVRAAHGMVGAALSSLGLYYMVQAFPAKWRLKALVLGLGTSQLALPLARLFSEDLLQIAEWRGLYLFELGMALLSLGCVLLLKLPPGDRFKTFEKLDFLTFAILATGVALLCAVLSLGRIDWWLEADWIGYALAASIALIIAGLAIEHNRSNPLLMTRWLGSGTMIRLALAVTLIRMVTSEQSTGAVGFMQNLNMGYEQLHSLYVVMLIGSVAGLVTSALTIDPKHLLMPLIISLGLMATGSVMDSFSNNLTRPENLYFSQFLLAFGSTFFLGPTMVFGTRNVLTNPRNLVSFSVLFGICNNLGGLLGAALLGTFQIVREKFHSSQIVEHLTLSDPLVAARVQSGGSAYGSLLADPSLRNLAGIRSLANAATREANVLAYNDVFMLIAVIAVLTMIWLSIRALWLMSTTKAVATAPSTPSSGATSS